In a genomic window of Panthera tigris isolate Pti1 chromosome D4, P.tigris_Pti1_mat1.1, whole genome shotgun sequence:
- the LOC102957661 gene encoding 60S ribosomal protein L30-like, with protein sequence MVAAKKTKKSPESINSRLQLVMKSGKYMLGYTQTMKMIRHGKAKLVILANNCPALRKAEIENYAMSAKTRVHHDSRNDTELGPACEKYYRACTVTIIDPDESGISRSTPEQTGEK encoded by the coding sequence ATGGTGGCTGCAAAGAAGACGAAAAAGTCACCAGAGTCCATCAACTCTAGGCTCCAACTCGTTATGAAAAGCGGAAAGTACATGCTAGGGTACACGCAGACTATGAAAATGATTAGACATGGCAAAGCGAAACTGgtcatccttgccaacaactgCCCAGCCTTGAGGAAAGCTGAAATAGAAAACTACGCCATGTCAGCCAAAACTCGTGTTCATCACGACAGTAGAAATGATACTGAATTGGGCCCAGCATGTGAGAAATACTACAGAGCGTGCACAGTGACGATTATTGATCCAGATGAGTCTGGTATCAGTCGAAGCACACCAGAACAGACTGGTGAAAAGTAA